One Bacillota bacterium DNA segment encodes these proteins:
- a CDS encoding helix-turn-helix domain-containing protein, which produces MEALLTTQEVANILKVTVRTVYSLLESGELQGVKIGRVWRVREEDLQAFLSRPALKGEEQT; this is translated from the coding sequence GTGGAGGCGCTATTAACCACACAAGAGGTGGCTAATATCTTGAAGGTTACCGTGAGGACCGTCTATTCCCTACTGGAAAGTGGGGAACTGCAGGGCGTGAAGATAGGCCGGGTATGGCGAGTTAGGGAAGAGGACCTGCAGGCCTTTCTTTCCCGGCCAGCATTGAAGGGAGAGGAGCAGACATGA
- a CDS encoding type II toxin-antitoxin system RelE/ParE family toxin, whose translation MLSYEVILTKSARKTYARLTAKLQKGIDRCIAYLEVNPTWGPNVKKLSGESGCYRYQVGGWRILYEVDERARLVKIYEIRPRGDVFKH comes from the coding sequence ATGTTATCCTATGAGGTGATACTGACCAAGAGCGCACGAAAGACCTATGCACGGCTGACGGCGAAACTTCAGAAGGGCATTGATCGGTGCATCGCATATTTGGAGGTTAACCCGACCTGGGGACCGAACGTAAAGAAGCTTTCCGGGGAATCCGGGTGCTATAGGTACCAGGTGGGCGGTTGGCGTATCCTCTACGAGGTGGACGAACGGGCGCGGTTGGTAAAGATATACGAGATAAGGCCCCGTGGTGATGTGTTCAAACATTGA